One genomic window of Spirochaetota bacterium includes the following:
- a CDS encoding enoyl-CoA hydratase-related protein yields MSDAVLMEQKGAIAVLTINKPKANQLSHDVFETMRKYLDSLEIDKNIRVIVITGSGDKIFCAGADLSQGFGDFSAVDFLKRGQDVWNKIEDYPKPVIAAINGHALGGGCELAMACHFRLMKKGARIGLTETNLGIMPGYGGTLRLPRLVGRAKALELMLFGTQVEAEEALAIGLVNKVFDEQNFMDEVMKFAEELATRPPLSVKAILKVMSAGPSMSPELHLKMEREELAKLFTTKDCMEGMMAFAQKRKPEFKGE; encoded by the coding sequence ATGTCAGATGCAGTATTGATGGAACAAAAAGGAGCTATTGCTGTTTTGACAATTAACAAACCTAAGGCAAATCAATTAAGCCATGATGTCTTTGAAACTATGAGGAAGTATCTGGATTCGTTAGAAATTGATAAAAATATTAGGGTAATTGTTATCACCGGTTCGGGAGACAAAATCTTTTGTGCTGGAGCAGACCTTTCGCAGGGATTTGGAGATTTTAGTGCAGTTGATTTTTTGAAACGCGGCCAGGATGTATGGAATAAAATAGAAGATTACCCAAAACCCGTAATAGCGGCAATAAATGGACATGCGCTCGGTGGTGGGTGTGAATTGGCAATGGCATGTCATTTCAGACTTATGAAAAAGGGTGCACGTATTGGCTTAACTGAAACAAATCTGGGAATTATGCCAGGCTATGGTGGCACACTACGCCTACCACGGTTAGTTGGTAGAGCCAAAGCTTTAGAACTAATGCTTTTTGGCACACAGGTGGAAGCAGAGGAAGCTCTGGCAATAGGCCTGGTGAATAAAGTTTTTGATGAGCAGAATTTTATGGACGAGGTAATGAAATTTGCTGAAGAATTGGCAACAAGGCCTCCTTTATCAGTAAAAGCCATTTTAAAAGTAATGTCAGCAGGCCCATCAATGTCACCTGAATTGCATTTGAAGATGGAACGTGAAGAACTTGCAAAATTGTTTACAACCAAGGATTGTATGGAAGGCATGATGGCGTTTGCACAAAAGCGAAAACCTGAATTTAAGGGTGAATAA
- a CDS encoding 3-hydroxyacyl-CoA dehydrogenase family protein yields MQSINDVKKIAVIGSGAMGHGIAQVCAQSGFMVTMIDIKQEFLDNALKKIKESLDFLASKGKLQGSVDDVLGKISVTTDLQKGVSDAQIIIEAVPENMQLKKDVFGKASSACAKDAIIATNTSTMSITDIATAVTNPERFAGMHFFNPVTRMKLVELIYGAKTSENTINILFDLTKKIDKFPVKVLKDRPGFIVNRISAPNQALLSAILDEGKIHPAQIDGKMKKMGVKMAPFETADFVGLDVFCHTLEYYAQTLSPQYKPGKFLLSCLEKGHLGMKSGKGIYEWKDGKAIIPEMPDTEEITPLHLMAVQVNEAVKVYKEGIAANVQDIDDGVKYGMNAFAGPFALASGVQPQQLTDCLNYLSQRFKLDILKPEPEIIDGSFKTIGR; encoded by the coding sequence ATGCAAAGCATAAATGATGTAAAAAAAATTGCAGTTATTGGTTCTGGAGCAATGGGCCATGGCATAGCACAAGTATGTGCACAGAGCGGTTTTATGGTTACAATGATAGATATAAAACAAGAATTTCTGGATAATGCATTAAAGAAAATAAAAGAAAGCCTTGATTTTTTGGCATCTAAAGGGAAATTACAGGGCAGTGTTGATGATGTCCTTGGGAAAATTAGCGTGACAACTGATTTGCAAAAGGGAGTATCTGATGCTCAGATTATCATTGAAGCTGTCCCTGAAAATATGCAGCTTAAAAAAGATGTATTTGGAAAAGCTTCATCAGCATGTGCTAAAGATGCTATTATTGCAACCAATACATCAACCATGAGCATAACCGATATCGCCACAGCTGTTACAAATCCAGAACGATTTGCAGGCATGCATTTTTTTAATCCAGTAACAAGAATGAAACTGGTTGAGTTAATTTATGGGGCAAAAACATCAGAAAACACTATTAACATTTTGTTTGATTTAACTAAAAAGATAGATAAATTCCCAGTTAAGGTTTTAAAAGATAGACCAGGATTTATTGTTAACCGAATCAGTGCTCCCAATCAAGCATTGCTTAGCGCTATCCTGGATGAAGGCAAAATCCACCCTGCGCAAATAGACGGAAAAATGAAAAAAATGGGTGTTAAAATGGCACCATTTGAAACAGCAGATTTTGTAGGGCTGGATGTTTTTTGTCATACACTGGAATACTATGCACAGACACTATCGCCACAATACAAGCCAGGAAAGTTTTTGCTTAGCTGCCTTGAAAAAGGACATCTTGGTATGAAGAGCGGAAAAGGAATATACGAATGGAAGGATGGGAAAGCTATTATTCCTGAGATGCCAGATACAGAAGAAATTACACCATTGCATCTTATGGCTGTGCAGGTAAACGAGGCGGTAAAAGTGTATAAAGAGGGCATAGCAGCGAATGTTCAGGATATTGATGATGGTGTAAAATATGGGATGAATGCATTTGCAGGTCCATTTGCCCTTGCATCAGGAGTGCAACCACAGCAGTTGACGGATTGCTTGAATTATTTATCGCAGCGATTTAAACTTGATATTTTAAAACCCGAACCTGAAATTATTGATGGTTCATTCAAAACAATAGGGAGATAG
- a CDS encoding acyl-CoA dehydrogenase family protein, translated as MIQLVTPDYIKTLQDNMHKLAEGVLRPISRKYDEAEHEYPKELDMFRGIKVMARPKKKKDGESSASGEEKKPKRGANLGMVVTIEEMCWGDAALLLSFPNAGLGNAAILAVANDEQLERFGNKWAAMAITEPGAGSDSGAITTTATRDGDYWVLNGEKIFVTCADRSEVVVVWATVDKKAGKAGIKSFVVEKGTPGFTLEHLEHKLGIRASDTGTFVLNDCRIPYNNILGDPEVKMSTEGFKGVMKTFDNTRPLVASMATGIARAAIEFTKEQFEKKGYTFDYKKNITNASAVEREWYMMEANVEAMRLLTWRAAWMADNGQFNNVEASMAKAKAGRYATLITQRCAELLGPVGYSTHFLAEKWMRDSKIMDIFEGTGQIQHLIIARNVLEMSSKELK; from the coding sequence ATGATACAGTTAGTAACACCTGATTATATAAAAACATTACAGGATAATATGCATAAATTGGCAGAAGGTGTTCTGCGCCCAATATCCCGAAAGTATGATGAAGCTGAGCATGAATATCCAAAAGAACTGGATATGTTCAGAGGAATTAAGGTCATGGCTCGCCCAAAGAAGAAGAAAGATGGTGAATCATCAGCCTCAGGTGAAGAAAAAAAACCAAAACGTGGTGCCAATTTAGGTATGGTGGTAACTATTGAAGAAATGTGCTGGGGTGATGCTGCACTCCTTCTGTCATTCCCTAATGCAGGCTTGGGCAATGCTGCTATTCTTGCAGTTGCCAATGATGAACAGTTAGAAAGGTTTGGTAATAAATGGGCTGCAATGGCAATTACTGAACCAGGCGCAGGGTCTGATTCAGGAGCTATCACCACAACTGCTACGCGTGATGGCGATTATTGGGTTTTGAATGGTGAGAAGATCTTTGTTACATGTGCGGACAGAAGTGAAGTGGTAGTGGTATGGGCTACTGTTGATAAAAAGGCGGGCAAAGCAGGAATAAAATCATTTGTGGTTGAGAAAGGTACACCAGGTTTTACTCTAGAACATCTTGAGCATAAATTAGGTATTCGGGCATCGGACACTGGGACATTTGTGTTGAACGACTGCAGAATCCCGTATAACAATATATTAGGTGATCCTGAAGTAAAAATGTCCACAGAGGGATTCAAGGGAGTAATGAAAACATTTGATAACACACGCCCACTGGTAGCGTCAATGGCAACGGGAATTGCACGGGCAGCCATAGAATTTACCAAAGAACAATTTGAAAAAAAAGGCTATACCTTTGATTATAAAAAGAATATAACCAATGCTTCGGCAGTTGAGCGTGAATGGTATATGATGGAAGCAAATGTGGAGGCAATGCGCCTTTTAACATGGAGGGCAGCATGGATGGCAGATAATGGGCAATTTAATAATGTAGAAGCCTCCATGGCAAAAGCTAAAGCAGGGCGATATGCAACTCTTATAACACAACGCTGTGCTGAGCTTTTGGGGCCTGTGGGGTATTCAACGCATTTTCTGGCAGAAAAATGGATGAGAGACAGCAAAATTATGGATATTTTTGAAGGCACTGGACAAATACAACACCTTATAATTGCACGCAATGTATTGGAAATGTCCAGTAAAGAATTAAAGTAG
- a CDS encoding acyl-CoA dehydrogenase family protein, translating to MVEEISFALSEEQQMMQDTVRQLVQANVIDNIHQWDENRKLDSQVVQKFWELGIIQSMIPEEYGGFGMGSSPILHTLILEELAYGDMTFAVYAMLPALFVLPIVHLGTEEQKSKYLPEFCSESFVAATLAANELEVGFDIWECATKAEKKGSTFVLNGKKCFVPLADESKYMIVVANYDNCPHLFILEKDTPGLVIGEREKNCGWWALPTFEVSFDNCSIPENNKLGDHTAINWLLERTRTAMAAIGTGISRASYEYSKKYARERQQFGEPIASRQSIAFMIAEMAYEVDAMRLLTWKAASTIELGINAQRESFLAKIYAGEMTMKLTDYGVQILGGHGYIRDHPVERYYRNGRSIAICEAMAII from the coding sequence ATGGTAGAAGAAATAAGTTTTGCATTATCTGAAGAACAGCAGATGATGCAGGATACAGTGCGACAGCTTGTTCAGGCTAATGTTATCGATAACATTCATCAATGGGATGAAAATAGAAAGCTGGATTCGCAGGTAGTACAAAAATTTTGGGAACTGGGTATCATTCAGTCAATGATCCCAGAGGAGTATGGTGGTTTTGGTATGGGCAGTTCCCCAATACTTCACACGCTTATACTTGAAGAGCTGGCATATGGGGATATGACATTTGCCGTGTATGCGATGTTGCCGGCATTGTTTGTACTACCCATAGTACATCTTGGGACAGAGGAACAAAAGAGCAAATACCTTCCAGAATTCTGTTCAGAATCATTTGTGGCAGCAACTTTGGCAGCAAATGAACTAGAAGTAGGATTTGATATCTGGGAATGTGCAACAAAGGCAGAAAAAAAAGGGAGTACATTTGTTCTTAATGGGAAGAAATGCTTTGTGCCATTAGCTGATGAATCAAAATATATGATTGTTGTGGCAAATTATGACAACTGCCCTCATTTATTTATACTAGAAAAAGATACTCCAGGTTTGGTGATAGGAGAAAGGGAAAAAAATTGTGGGTGGTGGGCACTTCCAACATTTGAGGTCAGTTTTGATAATTGCTCTATTCCTGAAAATAACAAATTAGGAGACCACACTGCGATTAATTGGCTTTTGGAAAGAACGCGAACTGCAATGGCTGCAATAGGGACGGGTATTTCAAGAGCTTCATATGAATATTCAAAAAAATATGCTCGAGAGCGACAGCAATTTGGAGAACCTATAGCCAGCAGGCAATCCATTGCATTTATGATAGCCGAAATGGCATATGAAGTTGATGCTATGCGCTTGTTAACCTGGAAAGCAGCATCAACTATTGAATTAGGTATCAATGCTCAGAGAGAGTCATTCCTTGCAAAAATTTATGCTGGAGAGATGACTATGAAACTAACGGACTATGGAGTTCAGATCCTTGGTGGGCATGGGTATATAAGGGATCATCCGGTGGAAAGATATTACAGAAATGGCCGAAGTATTGCAATTTGTGAAGCCATGGCAATTATTTAA
- a CDS encoding TetR/AcrR family transcriptional regulator, with amino-acid sequence MVDVTVSLYDNYVLKEKGGMMTRSDDTREKILYHAKRLFSEKGYYSAQISDIIESAKIGRGTVYQYFSNKEHLFISLLERFLMDWEDYLKQLSILEDLSVISHHVYLKKRIYQAFQFFFTDRDRANIILRVGLGLPEHFEQKIQHFENKLINLIIEDLKIAVEFGHISKDTDLSFTANLVAGGVFRVAHYYLTIEPNDDTLLHNIDIISDKAAKIIGRGIFNKK; translated from the coding sequence ATGGTTGACGTTACAGTGTCACTGTATGATAACTATGTATTAAAGGAAAAAGGAGGAATGATGACAAGATCCGACGATACCCGGGAAAAAATTCTGTACCATGCAAAACGGCTATTTTCTGAAAAAGGATACTATTCGGCTCAGATTTCAGATATTATTGAATCAGCTAAAATTGGCAGAGGAACGGTGTATCAGTATTTTTCAAATAAAGAGCACCTTTTTATTTCACTTCTGGAAAGATTTTTAATGGATTGGGAAGATTATTTAAAACAGCTATCGATTCTTGAAGATTTATCTGTGATTTCGCACCATGTATATCTTAAAAAAAGGATTTATCAGGCATTTCAATTTTTTTTTACTGACAGAGATAGGGCAAACATCATATTACGTGTAGGGTTAGGGTTGCCAGAGCATTTTGAGCAGAAAATTCAACATTTTGAAAATAAACTCATTAATTTGATAATAGAGGATTTAAAAATTGCTGTAGAATTTGGTCATATTTCAAAAGATACTGATCTTAGTTTTACTGCAAACTTAGTTGCAGGTGGAGTTTTCCGGGTGGCACATTATTATCTTACCATAGAGCCAAATGATGATACTTTGCTTCACAATATTGATATAATATCTGATAAAGCTGCAAAAATTATTGGGAGAGGGATTTTTAATAAAAAATAG
- a CDS encoding SCP2 sterol-binding domain-containing protein translates to MVIAPNTSIEQFLTELMPKAAAEMLQNSNAPKELGGTEITMVVEVDGKHYGFKVKDGKDISTCGDIPNAMLRLKISGADLQKMIETNNLDMLLGMQKDLTRARYNALSSLKGSFIAKLKNDDGSEFTIEAILNGATTPQSVFRMSTKDSAALMRKETNPVNLFMSGAMKIEGDMSFAMATQPLFT, encoded by the coding sequence ATGGTTATTGCACCAAATACTTCTATTGAGCAATTTCTAACTGAATTAATGCCAAAAGCAGCAGCTGAAATGCTCCAAAATTCAAACGCACCAAAAGAATTAGGTGGGACAGAAATCACAATGGTTGTTGAAGTTGATGGCAAGCATTATGGATTCAAAGTTAAAGATGGTAAAGATATCTCAACATGTGGTGATATCCCCAATGCAATGCTACGATTAAAAATTTCAGGGGCCGATTTACAAAAAATGATCGAAACAAATAATCTTGATATGCTTCTGGGAATGCAAAAAGACCTCACCCGCGCTCGCTACAACGCTTTGTCATCACTGAAGGGAAGTTTTATAGCAAAACTTAAAAATGATGATGGTTCAGAATTTACTATTGAAGCTATTTTAAATGGTGCGACAACTCCGCAATCAGTGTTCCGCATGTCAACAAAGGATTCAGCAGCTTTAATGAGAAAGGAAACAAATCCTGTTAATCTTTTTATGTCTGGAGCAATGAAAATTGAAGGCGATATGAGTTTTGCAATGGCAACCCAACCCCTATTCACTTGA
- a CDS encoding AMP-binding protein — MAPLPWYKEYKILGIPKTFKPYPDTPVYDILETAAKKYKKNGLLQNNYFLSYPQVLDYVNKLASALQSFGLIKNDIVATILPTSTEFIITDYAISKAGLIHLPCSSLEPAEALEHKFKEGKPKVIVCTDKDISIVNSLIKKTPVNHIIVTTIRQNQEPSTIDLKKINIKGSSKVYDFYSLINTSSGIVKTIPINVETDIETLIFTGGTTGIPKGCMLTHRNIYANCIQNLHALGAGGLTFRGAISVILGLPFFHTYGHCLMHTMMLFGFNIIIINDPRDTKSMVENIKKHYPVMQIGVPAQFMKLAKEDLSGIGIIGLSGSAPLSESTQEEFEKRSSSGIMEGYGLSEMSPVTHLNPSVIYRILGGRFGVRLVSLLSSIPGNSYLTNSFFRLLGPKLFGKIFTTIIAYRMKKTSQKPNKKSVEKRRTIGVPFPDTEVRFLDIETGRILSIDEMLAGKRAEMLLNGPQRMLGYWPNPGSGCDSDGFIHTGDIVQIDENGYFYIVDRSKDMINVSGFKVYSKEIDDIVSEHPHVEAAATVGIPNPEKEGSELVVLFVQLYPQYKHKTREQDILKYLQSKVAKYAVPKFITIVDELPRTAVEKVDKKVLREMAVKQFLQSKSKKKTKVKI, encoded by the coding sequence ATGGCACCACTACCATGGTACAAAGAATACAAAATCTTAGGAATTCCAAAAACATTTAAACCGTACCCTGATACACCGGTATATGATATTCTTGAAACTGCTGCCAAAAAATATAAAAAAAATGGTCTTTTACAAAATAATTATTTCCTATCATATCCACAGGTCCTTGATTATGTGAATAAATTGGCATCTGCATTACAGTCATTTGGCCTTATTAAAAATGATATTGTTGCAACAATTTTACCCACATCTACTGAATTCATTATAACTGATTATGCAATATCAAAAGCAGGGCTCATACATTTACCATGTAGTTCCCTTGAACCTGCTGAAGCTTTAGAACATAAATTTAAAGAAGGAAAACCTAAGGTTATTGTGTGTACCGATAAAGATATTTCAATTGTTAACAGTTTAATTAAAAAGACACCTGTTAATCATATTATTGTTACCACCATACGTCAAAATCAAGAACCTTCAACAATAGATTTAAAAAAGATCAATATAAAAGGTTCCAGCAAGGTATACGATTTTTACAGTCTTATTAATACATCATCTGGTATAGTGAAAACGATCCCCATAAATGTTGAAACAGATATTGAAACTCTTATTTTCACAGGAGGCACAACAGGCATACCCAAAGGCTGCATGCTGACTCACCGCAATATTTATGCAAATTGCATTCAAAATCTCCATGCATTGGGAGCAGGGGGTTTAACATTCCGAGGAGCTATCTCCGTAATATTAGGACTCCCTTTCTTTCATACCTATGGGCATTGCCTGATGCATACAATGATGCTGTTTGGTTTTAATATCATAATTATCAATGATCCTCGTGATACTAAATCAATGGTAGAAAACATAAAAAAGCATTACCCAGTGATGCAGATTGGGGTCCCTGCACAATTTATGAAATTAGCAAAGGAAGATTTAAGCGGGATTGGGATCATAGGACTTTCTGGTTCAGCACCACTTTCTGAATCCACACAAGAAGAATTTGAAAAACGTTCTAGCAGCGGGATTATGGAAGGATATGGCTTATCAGAAATGTCACCTGTTACCCATCTTAATCCTTCTGTAATATACCGAATTCTTGGTGGGCGTTTTGGAGTAAGGCTTGTTTCACTACTGTCTTCAATACCCGGTAACAGTTATTTGACAAATTCATTTTTCAGATTGCTTGGCCCAAAGCTTTTTGGGAAAATTTTTACCACTATCATTGCATATAGAATGAAAAAAACCAGCCAAAAGCCCAATAAAAAATCTGTGGAAAAAAGAAGAACGATTGGAGTGCCTTTCCCTGATACCGAAGTGAGATTTCTTGATATTGAAACAGGCAGAATATTATCAATTGATGAGATGCTTGCGGGAAAGCGTGCAGAGATGCTATTAAACGGCCCTCAGCGTATGTTAGGATACTGGCCAAATCCTGGAAGCGGATGCGATAGCGATGGATTTATTCATACTGGTGATATAGTTCAGATTGATGAAAATGGCTATTTTTATATTGTTGACCGATCCAAAGATATGATTAATGTTTCAGGATTTAAAGTCTATTCAAAAGAAATTGATGACATCGTTAGCGAACATCCCCATGTTGAAGCTGCTGCAACTGTAGGCATCCCAAATCCTGAAAAAGAAGGAAGCGAATTAGTAGTCCTTTTTGTTCAACTTTATCCACAGTATAAACATAAAACACGTGAGCAGGATATTTTAAAATACCTTCAATCAAAAGTTGCAAAATACGCAGTGCCAAAATTCATTACAATAGTTGATGAACTCCCACGCACTGCTGTAGAAAAAGTGGACAAAAAAGTACTTAGAGAAATGGCTGTTAAACAATTTCTTCAATCAAAATCAAAAAAGAAAACAAAAGTAAAAATCTAA
- a CDS encoding thiolase family protein: protein MRECVFIDGVRTPNGRAHREKGWFRHLRPDELLTPVYTALFERNSKVTPDMVDGVFVGCANPSGMQNDIGRLAWLASGFPDSVPTNTLTNQCPSGMSATMHAARAIMTGEADIMIAAGVEDMEKVPMGSNMDFPPRLLKYYNGADLLMGATAEKVAELWKISREDMENMAVWSNKKAWEATVSGKFKKEIVPIMGLDDDGKEFLVDRDQWVREKVDVEKMKTMMSPFKPNGVVTAATSSPLTQGACALLLMSREKADKLGLPYKYKYSYGVLAGCDPTIMGIGPIPAIKKLVARTGLNLDEVGAIELNEAFASQSLACIRELKLDNDNAPFKRVNVWGGAIALGHPLGQSGARIIITLLNILATEFPDAKYGLASLCGAFGNAGALLVEKVN, encoded by the coding sequence ATGAGAGAATGTGTATTTATTGATGGTGTTCGTACACCAAATGGAAGAGCTCATCGCGAAAAAGGATGGTTCAGGCATTTAAGGCCTGATGAGTTACTGACACCAGTGTATACTGCTTTATTTGAGCGAAACAGTAAAGTTACTCCAGATATGGTTGATGGGGTTTTTGTAGGCTGTGCAAATCCTTCTGGCATGCAAAATGACATAGGCCGACTTGCATGGCTTGCATCTGGTTTTCCTGATTCAGTTCCTACTAACACATTGACCAATCAATGCCCATCTGGCATGTCAGCAACCATGCATGCTGCCAGAGCAATTATGACTGGTGAAGCAGATATTATGATAGCCGCTGGCGTTGAAGACATGGAAAAAGTGCCAATGGGCTCAAATATGGATTTTCCTCCACGGCTGTTGAAATACTATAATGGTGCTGATCTTTTAATGGGAGCTACAGCTGAGAAAGTGGCAGAACTGTGGAAGATATCTCGCGAAGATATGGAAAACATGGCAGTATGGTCCAACAAAAAGGCATGGGAAGCTACTGTTTCTGGAAAATTTAAAAAGGAGATAGTTCCCATCATGGGATTGGATGACGATGGCAAAGAATTCTTGGTTGATAGGGATCAGTGGGTTCGTGAAAAAGTTGATGTTGAAAAAATGAAAACGATGATGTCACCTTTCAAACCAAACGGCGTGGTTACAGCAGCTACTTCATCTCCTTTAACACAGGGAGCATGTGCTTTACTTCTAATGAGCCGTGAAAAAGCAGATAAACTGGGTTTGCCATACAAGTATAAATATTCTTATGGGGTACTAGCGGGATGTGATCCCACGATTATGGGCATAGGCCCAATACCAGCAATTAAAAAATTAGTTGCTCGTACGGGTCTAAATCTTGATGAGGTAGGTGCAATTGAGCTTAATGAAGCATTTGCAAGCCAATCTTTGGCCTGTATCCGTGAACTTAAGCTGGATAATGATAATGCTCCTTTCAAGCGAGTAAATGTCTGGGGTGGTGCTATCGCATTGGGTCATCCATTAGGTCAATCAGGTGCACGCATCATTATCACACTTCTTAATATTTTGGCTACTGAATTCCCTGATGCAAAATATGGACTAGCATCATTATGTGGTGCATTTGGCAATGCAGGAGCACTGTTAGTTGAGAAAGTTAATTAA
- a CDS encoding START domain-containing protein, translated as MKRYSIILIFVGLVALCVAVFAQNNPWKLIYEGEEDKATVKIYTRDIPGSPYKEFKGVSYSDIPFDVALKVIQDYNNYHKWYGMCDALYAISVRNPKDIDMYFVLDLPVVTDRDVVVKVESGWDQAKGVAWVNMTSVNDSEYKKDSGLVRMTSLKGRWDIIKKDENHVEVIYQVHAELGGSLPAWVVNIAAKDQPLKTLKGVYKYSKKIRDQK; from the coding sequence ATGAAACGTTATTCAATTATTTTAATTTTTGTTGGATTAGTTGCACTTTGTGTTGCAGTCTTTGCACAGAATAATCCATGGAAATTGATTTATGAAGGCGAAGAAGATAAGGCAACAGTAAAAATCTACACTCGTGATATACCAGGCTCACCATATAAAGAATTTAAAGGAGTAAGCTATTCTGATATCCCATTTGATGTAGCATTAAAAGTCATTCAGGATTACAACAACTACCACAAATGGTATGGTATGTGTGATGCGCTGTATGCTATTTCAGTGCGTAATCCTAAAGATATTGATATGTACTTTGTTCTGGATTTGCCAGTTGTAACAGACCGCGATGTTGTAGTAAAAGTTGAAAGCGGTTGGGACCAAGCTAAAGGAGTAGCGTGGGTAAATATGACTTCTGTAAATGATAGTGAGTATAAAAAAGATAGTGGACTTGTAAGAATGACTTCTCTAAAAGGGAGATGGGATATCATTAAAAAAGATGAAAACCATGTAGAAGTTATTTACCAAGTGCATGCAGAACTTGGTGGTTCACTACCAGCCTGGGTAGTCAACATTGCTGCAAAAGATCAGCCTTTAAAGACTTTAAAAGGAGTTTATAAATACTCAAAAAAAATAAGAGACCAAAAATAG